The region GCGCCGCGGGGCGACCAGTGATGGAGGCCCCGCCGCGGTCGGCGGCGAACTCGCGGTAGCGCGAGAGCGCACGGATGAGCAGGAACGACAGTATCCACACCACCAGCGACAGCAGGATGGCGACGAAGACGGGCGCCTGCTGCTGGCCGCCACGAGACCGCCCGCCGGAGAACAGCCACCCCCAGCGGACGACGAGAAAAGCGATGGTCGAGAGGAAGGAGGCGATAGTCATCACCATCACGTCGCGGTTCTTGATGTGGGCGAGCTCGTGGGCGAGCACGCCCTCCAGTTCCTCCTCGTCGAGCAGGTCCATGATGCCCGTCGTCACGGCGACGGCGGCGCTGTCCTGCGAGCGCCCCGTCGCGAAGGCGTTCGGCGTCCGTGAGTCGGCGACGGCCACCGTGGGTTTGGGCAGGTCGGCCTGCTGGGCGAGGCGTTCGACGCTGCGGTGTAGTTCCGGGTACTCGTCGGGGTCGACCTTGCGAGCGCCCATCGAGTACAGCGCGAGCTTGTCGCTGAAGAAGAACTGCGCGCCCATGAACAGCGCCATCACGAGGACGACGACTGCGATGCTATCGAAGGACACCGCGAGGACGCCGATGAAGACGATGTACAGCCCGAAGAGGAGGAACATCGTCAGAGCCATCCGCCCTCGGAGGCCCCAGTCGGTTTGCCACTGCATATGTTGCCTAGGTGACCAAGCGGCTAAAACCCCGCTATCGTGTGCCCACACCACACGACCTACGTCGCCCGGCTGTCACGTCGCCCGCACGCATTTGTGGCCGTGGACACAACGCCATCTCATGACCGAGACAGTCGTCGTCACCGGTGGCCTGGGTCGCTCCGGGCGCTGGCTCTGTGACCGCCTCGCCGAGCAGTACCGCGTCGTCTGCGTCGACCTCGACCACCCCGGCTGGGAGGTCCCCGAACGCGAGCGCATCGACTTCCGGGCCGTCGACGTGACCGACGGCGGCGAGGTGCGTGACCTCGTCAGCGAGTGCGACCCCGCGGGCGTCGTCCACTGGGCCGCGCTCCCGTCGCCCGAGCGCCACGCCGGGAGCCGGGTGTTCGAGACCAATATCGAGGCGACGTACACCGTCCTCGACGCCGCCGGCCGCGCCGGCGCCGATGTCGTCTGGGCGTCCTCCGAGAGCGCGTACGGTATGGCCTTCGCCGAGGAGACGCCGCCGCCGGCGTATCTCCCGATGGACGAGGACCATCCGATGGCCCCCGAGGACCCCTACGGCACCTCGAAGGTGGCCGGCGAGGAAGTCGCGAAGATGGTCGCCCGCCGGGACGGCGTCAGCGTCGCCTCGATTCGCCCGTCGTGGATTCAGTACCCCGGCGAGTACAACTGCCGGGACGTGGCCGAGAGCGAGCTGTCGGGCGGCGCGGGCAACTGCTGGTCGTACGTCGACGTGCGGGACGTGGCGGGTATCGTCGCCGCGGCGCTGGACGCCGAGTTCGACGGCCACGAGGCGTTCCACGCCGCCGCGGCCGAGAACTACGTCGGGCGTCCGACCGCCGACCTGGTCGAGGAGTTCTGGGGCGACCTGCCCGCCCGCTGTGCGCTCGACGGCGAGCAGTCGGCGCTCTCGACGGCGAAAGCCGACGGACTGCTGGACTGGTCGCCCGAGTACGGGTGGCGGGAGGCGGCCGCGGAGGAGATCGACGGGCCGAATTTGCTCGCGGAGTGACGCCCGCTGGACAGTCGTCCCAAGCCGGTCAGAGTCTGTAGGCGACCGCCCTCGTATCGTACGTGACGACGGTCCGGTCCGTCCCGGTGCTCGAAGGAATCGCTCGACCGAGTTGCTCCCCGGTGGTGGGTTCGCGCGCCTCCGCGCCGAGGCCATCGGTGATGGCGACTACCAAATCCAGCACGACCGGTGGGAAGGTGGTCGAACCGACGCCCTCCTGCGTCCATCGCACGTCCCCAGTTTCGGCATCGAGCGCGCAGAACGCGTCTGCCAGCCATTGCGGGTAGACGAACACTGCGTCGTCGGTCCCAGTGGTCGAGGGCTCAGTTCGCTCGGCGTTCGCATCGCTCGTCCAGCTCTGTGAACCGCTGTCGAGGTCGGCAGCCGACGGAACGCAATACGTAACCCACTGAACCCAGTACACTCCCCCAATGAGCCGGTCTGGAGCCTTCTGTCCGAAGTGTGGCGACGAGTTCGAGCCACCCGAGGACCGCCCCGAGCTCCCGGGCACACAGCGGGACTCCGAGCGGGTCCTCTGTGACGCCTGTTACTTCGAGGAGTTCGACCTCGTGGACGCCCCCGAGACCATCGAGGTCCGAGTGTGTGCACAGTGTGGGGCGGTCCACAAGGGGAACCGCTGGGTCGACGTGGGCGCCGAAGATTACACCGACATCGCCGTCGAACAGGTCAGCGAGGCGCTGGGCGTCCACGTCGACGCCGAGGCCGTCGAGTGGCAGGTCGCGCCCGAGCAGCTCGACCAGAACAACATCCGGATGCACACGGAGTTCTCGGGCGTCGTCCGGGGCATCCCAATCACCGAGCAGGTCAGCGTCCCCGTGCGCATCGCTCGCGAGACCTGCAAGCGTTGCGGGAAGATCGCCGGAGGGTCGTTCGCCAGCGTCGTGCAGGTCAGAGCCGACGAGCGGGACCCGACCGACGACGAGGTCGACCGGGCGAAGACCATCGCCGAGGAGTACGTCGCCGAGCGCGAGGCCACCGGCGACCGCAACGCCTTCATCACCGAGACCAACGAGGTCGACGACGGGCTGAACATGAAGATATCGACCAACCAGATGGGCCACGGCATCGCCAAGCGCATCACGGCCCAGCTGGGCGGGGGCTACTCCGACTCGAAGCGCCTCATCACCGAGGACGAGGACGGCCAGAAGCTCTACCGGATGACCTACGCGGTCCGCTTGCCGCGGTACCGACAGGGCGAGCTCATCGACCCCGAGGACGGCGACGGCCCCGTCCTCGTCCGCTCGGTCCAGGGGAACCTCAAGGGCGTGCGGCTGGCGACCGGTGAGAAGTACGAGGCCCAGTTCGAGGAGGGCGAGGCCCCCGACGCCGACCGGCTCGGCTTCCGCGACGACGGCGAGCCGACGACGCTCGTCGCCGTCGAGGACGAAAACGCCGTGCAGGTGCTCGACCCGGAGACGTTCGAGAGCAAGACCGTGCCGCGGCCGGACTATCTCGACACCGACGCCGACGAGGTGCCGGTGGTCAAGAGCCGCGCCGGCCTGCACGTGCTGCCGGCGGCCGACGACGCTACCGACGGGGAGTGACGTCCGAGTCGGGGGCAGGGCGCTCGGCGAGGTCGCGTTCGACCCTCGCTACGAGTGTCTCAAGTGCGTCCAGCGAGCGCGGCCGGGTGAGCCGACAGACGTCGACGGCATCGGCCAGCGTCCCGCAGGCGTCGAGGTGTGCCTGCTGTGCCGTCCGGTCCGTGGCCCGATAGATGGCGTAGCTCGCTTTGAGGAGCCCGAAGACCCCCCGCTGGGCCGACAGTCGCTCGATATCGACGTCGGCCCCGTCGGTCAGGAGATACACCGCCGCCAGTGGGTACGTGCCCGCTGCGAAGCGGTCCTCGACCGCCACTTCGGCCGTCGCCTCGCTCGACTGGCCGAGCCCCAGCGCCGCGCTCGCGCGGGCGTCGACGCTGAGAGACGGTGCGCCCGAGGGGACGACTGGCCTCCCGGCCGGGTCACACGGGAGCACGTCGTCCGTCAGCAGGTCGTGCCCGGCGGCGAGGAACGCACCGGCAGTGGTCGACTTCCCGCGTCCGGACGGACCCGCGAAGGCCACGGCGCGGCCGTCGATAACCACTGCGCTCGCGTGCAAGACGACGGCCCCCTGCTGGACGAGTGCCGACCGCAGACCCGGCCCCCGGACGAACCGCCGTCGAGCAGCCGCGGTGCTCTCGGGTACCGGTGACAGCGTCAGCTCCCTGCCGTCACGAATCCGCAGCGTCCCGACGCCGTCGTAGAACCAGTAGAACGTCCCGGAGGCCGTCTCGTGGACGGTGAACTCCCCTTCGGGGTCGGCGTAGACACGAGTCGAGGGGTCGGGAATCTCGGTCGGGTCCGCGGGGAGGGACCCGCGGTCGATGCGTATTTCGGGGCCGACGTGTCCGCTGTCGCCCGGCTCCCGAAGCGACGGGAGCCGTATCGAGGACCGAACCCGCCGGTCGAAAACAGTGTATTCGCGGGGCTGAGCGTCCGTCGGTACCGTGGGTGTCACGCCGCCCGGCAGTTAGTTGCCCAGGCCGCGGCCGTTGTTGCCGGTCGTACCCGAGTTCCCGTCGACGCGGGAGAAGTGCCGTCCTTCAGTGACCGTTTCGATGGGACCGAGCGTCGCGATTTCGGGGGGTTCGTACGCTTTCATATGCTCGTATCTTGGCGGCCGGATACAAGAAGATTACGGCCAGTAGACCCCGGAATATACGCCGCGTTACGAGGGGATTCGCTGTAGCCACCGTTCGAGCGTCGTCGCCATGGCCAGGGTTCTGGCGTCGCTCGCGGTCAGGCCGTTCCGGAGCCGCCCGACGGCGTTCGCGAGCGCGTCGCCGTCGAGATAGCGACCGACTGCCGGCTCGCCGTCGGCCAGCGTCCGCTCGACGAGGTCGGTGTCGTATCGCTGGAGGCCGTAGACGACGTTAGGCGAGAACTCGGCCTTGTCGGTCCGGTCGCGGACAGCCGCGGGCAGGACGTCTGCCAGCGCCCGCCTGACGATGGTCCGGTCGAGGCCGTCGCTGACGGTGTGTCCGGGCGGGAGCGCCACGGCGAACTCGACGAGCCGCTTGTCGAAGTACGGGAACCGCGGTTCGACGCCGTGTGCCGCCCCCGCGATATCGTTGAGTTCGAGGTTGAACGCCGGCTCGTCCGTCGTCAGCGCCCGCCGGCGAATCGCCCGCTGTGTCCGCGGTTGGCCGCGGCGCTGGTCGGCAGCGATGCGGTCGACGAGCCCGGACCGACGGGCGAACCCGCCGTCGAGCGGCGCAAACGCCATGTCGAGGTAGTCCGCCTCGTCGAAGCGCCGGTGGTAGAGCCGCCGGAGCCGGTCGGGCACCAGCGGTCGAGCGATGTCGTCCCACAGCGCGTCCCGGGCGTCGAGCCACGGGTAGTTGTCCAGATACCCCCGGAACTCGCGGGCGAACGTCGGGAGCTGTCCGCGGCCGAGGAGCCCGCGGAGGTAGCCCCGAACGTCGGACCCCATCGTCTGGTCGCCCCCGTAGCCGTTGAGCACGACGCCGGTGTCACACTGCCCGGCGACCTCGAACAGCCGCCAGATGAGCATACACAGCGAGGGGTAGTAGGGCTGGCCGCGGTGGTCGAGATGCCTGTCGAGCCCGACCAGCGGGCCGATTCCGTCGCCGTCGACGTAGTGGGGGTCGAAGGCGCCGCTGCCGAGGACAGCGTCGATGTAGCGCCCCTCGTCGCAGGCCTCGACGGTGTCGAAGACGGCCGAGAACGTCCGCAGCGGCGGCGCTCCGGCCGCGGCTCGCTGTGTGGCGGCGACACCGGCTATCGAGGAGGAGTCCAGCCCGCCGGAGAGCAGCGACCCCACCGGCCCGACGCTGCGGCGGCGGTCGGCGACCGCCCGCTCGAACAGGTCCCGGAACCGCTCGTCGTAGGCGGAGCGGTGGGCCTCGGGCAGCGGGTCGACCTCGGAGAGCGACCAGTACCGCGTGCGGTCGAGCCCGTCGTCGGTCACGACCAGCCGGTGGGCCGGCGGGAGCCGCGAGACGTCCTCGTAGAACGTCCGCGAGGAGTCGGCGAACCGGCCCACCAGGAAGTCGCCGATTCGGTGTTCGTCCGGGGCCGACCGCACGCCGTCGAGTCCCAGCAGTGGCCCCGGCTCCGAGGCGAGCGCGACGCCGCCGTCGGCCGTCTCGGCGTAGTACACCGGCTTGACACCCATGTGGTCCCGGGCACAGACGAGCCGTCGACGCTCGGGGTCCCAGACGACGGCTGCGAACGCGCCGACGAGGTGACGGGGGTAGTCGACCCCCCAGCGGCGGTAGGCGTGGGCGACGAGGTCGGTGTCGGGCACCTCGCTCGCGACGCCGAACGCCGCGCACAGCTCGGCCCGGTTGTCCAGCCGCAGGGCCGCGGTGACGACGACGCCGTCGACCTGTCTCGGGAACGACCGGCCGCGGGCTTCGGGGAGCGTGCAGTTGTGCTGGTGGCCGAGTGCGACGGCGTCGCCACACCAGTACCCCGACCCCTGTGGCCCCCGATGGGACTGGGCCGCCGTCAGCTGCCGAACCGCTGGCGCCGCCGAGGTGCCGTCCCCACACAGCACCGCGCTGATTCCACTCACTGGCACGCAGTTACCGCAGGGCGGCTGAATAATTTTCGGCGGCGCTCGCCACGAACGGAGCGTGACGATAACGGTTTGTCCGTCGAGTCCGTCCACCCGCCAACGTGGAATCACAGGACTGCACCGACCTCGCCGTCGTGGTCGCCAAGCCACGGACCGAATCGGTCATCGACGCGCTCGACACGGAGGGGGTCTACGACGCCGACCGGAGCGTCCAGCCGTGGGACGCGGAGAGCGTCGCCGTCCCCGTGACCGCGCCGCCCGAGACCGTCGAGGTCCGCGAGGTCGTCCGGCAGGTCGGCGAGCGGCGGCTGCGGAACCTGGCGGACCACCTCCGCCAGCGCGGGTGGAGCGAGGCCGAAATCGACGCGGCCCCGTCCTCGTGGGCGGCCATCGGCAGCGTCGTCCTCGTCGAACTGGGCGAGACGCCCCGGCCGGCGGCGGTCGGCGAGGCGCTGCTCGCCCTGCACGGCGAGGCCGACACGGTGCTCGCTCGCAACGGCATCGACGGCGTCCACCGCGAGCCCGACGTGACCGTCATCGCCGGCGAGGGCGACACCGAGACGGTCCACACGGAACACGGGACCGAGTACGCGCTGGACCTCGCCGAGGTGATGTTCTCACCGGGGAACAAGGCCGAGCGGGCCCGGATGGGCGAGCGGGTGCAGGCCGGCGAGCGGGTGCTCGACATGTTCGCCGGCATCGGCTACTTCACGCTCCCGATGGCCCGGGCCGGCGCGGAGGTCACCGCCGTCGAGCACAACCCGACGGCCTTCCGCTATCTCGTCGAGAACACGATGCGCAACGGCGTCGACGGGCTGGTCCACCCCTACCGAGCGGACTGTCGTGACGTCGTCGAGGCGGGCATCGACGGCGGCCCGGTCGACCGCGTGGTGATGGGCCACTACGAGGCGAGCGAGCCGGACGGCGACGGCGGCTACGCGTATCTCGACCACGCCCTCGACGCGCTCGCACCCGGCGGGGTCGTCCACGTCCACGAGACGACCCCGGAGGCGCTGGTGTTCGAGCGCCCCGTCGAGCGCCTGACGGCCGCGGCGGTCGCTGCGGGCCGCTCGGTCGAGGTGCTGGACACCAGACGCGTCAAGAGCCACAGCGAGGGCGTCGCCCACGTCGTCGTGGACGCGAGAATCGAGTAGGGGCTCAAAACAGCGGCTTCAGGTCGCCGTCACCGCTCCACAGCAGGTCCGAGAGGCGGTCGTCGGCCGTCTCGCTGAGCTCGCGCATCGACTGCTGGGTCTCGATGGCGACCGCCTGCAGCTCCTTGACCCGCGGGATGTCGCTCACGCCGGAGAGCAACACCGCCGCCGCGACCTCGTCGGCATCGG is a window of Halomicroarcula saliterrae DNA encoding:
- the htpX gene encoding zinc metalloprotease HtpX, which produces MQWQTDWGLRGRMALTMFLLFGLYIVFIGVLAVSFDSIAVVVLVMALFMGAQFFFSDKLALYSMGARKVDPDEYPELHRSVERLAQQADLPKPTVAVADSRTPNAFATGRSQDSAAVAVTTGIMDLLDEEELEGVLAHELAHIKNRDVMVMTIASFLSTIAFLVVRWGWLFSGGRSRGGQQQAPVFVAILLSLVVWILSFLLIRALSRYREFAADRGGASITGRPAALATALTKIDSGMEKVPKDDLRGQSEMNAFFIIPIRSGFVGRLFSTHPSTEKRIERLRQLEREL
- a CDS encoding NAD-dependent epimerase/dehydratase family protein — encoded protein: MTETVVVTGGLGRSGRWLCDRLAEQYRVVCVDLDHPGWEVPERERIDFRAVDVTDGGEVRDLVSECDPAGVVHWAALPSPERHAGSRVFETNIEATYTVLDAAGRAGADVVWASSESAYGMAFAEETPPPAYLPMDEDHPMAPEDPYGTSKVAGEEVAKMVARRDGVSVASIRPSWIQYPGEYNCRDVAESELSGGAGNCWSYVDVRDVAGIVAAALDAEFDGHEAFHAAAAENYVGRPTADLVEEFWGDLPARCALDGEQSALSTAKADGLLDWSPEYGWREAAAEEIDGPNLLAE
- a CDS encoding PQQ-binding-like beta-propeller repeat protein; amino-acid sequence: MYWVQWVTYCVPSAADLDSGSQSWTSDANAERTEPSTTGTDDAVFVYPQWLADAFCALDAETGDVRWTQEGVGSTTFPPVVLDLVVAITDGLGAEAREPTTGEQLGRAIPSSTGTDRTVVTYDTRAVAYRL
- a CDS encoding 60S ribosomal export protein NMD3; the encoded protein is MSRSGAFCPKCGDEFEPPEDRPELPGTQRDSERVLCDACYFEEFDLVDAPETIEVRVCAQCGAVHKGNRWVDVGAEDYTDIAVEQVSEALGVHVDAEAVEWQVAPEQLDQNNIRMHTEFSGVVRGIPITEQVSVPVRIARETCKRCGKIAGGSFASVVQVRADERDPTDDEVDRAKTIAEEYVAEREATGDRNAFITETNEVDDGLNMKISTNQMGHGIAKRITAQLGGGYSDSKRLITEDEDGQKLYRMTYAVRLPRYRQGELIDPEDGDGPVLVRSVQGNLKGVRLATGEKYEAQFEEGEAPDADRLGFRDDGEPTTLVAVEDENAVQVLDPETFESKTVPRPDYLDTDADEVPVVKSRAGLHVLPAADDATDGE
- a CDS encoding asparagine synthase-related protein, yielding MSGISAVLCGDGTSAAPAVRQLTAAQSHRGPQGSGYWCGDAVALGHQHNCTLPEARGRSFPRQVDGVVVTAALRLDNRAELCAAFGVASEVPDTDLVAHAYRRWGVDYPRHLVGAFAAVVWDPERRRLVCARDHMGVKPVYYAETADGGVALASEPGPLLGLDGVRSAPDEHRIGDFLVGRFADSSRTFYEDVSRLPPAHRLVVTDDGLDRTRYWSLSEVDPLPEAHRSAYDERFRDLFERAVADRRRSVGPVGSLLSGGLDSSSIAGVAATQRAAAGAPPLRTFSAVFDTVEACDEGRYIDAVLGSGAFDPHYVDGDGIGPLVGLDRHLDHRGQPYYPSLCMLIWRLFEVAGQCDTGVVLNGYGGDQTMGSDVRGYLRGLLGRGQLPTFAREFRGYLDNYPWLDARDALWDDIARPLVPDRLRRLYHRRFDEADYLDMAFAPLDGGFARRSGLVDRIAADQRRGQPRTQRAIRRRALTTDEPAFNLELNDIAGAAHGVEPRFPYFDKRLVEFAVALPPGHTVSDGLDRTIVRRALADVLPAAVRDRTDKAEFSPNVVYGLQRYDTDLVERTLADGEPAVGRYLDGDALANAVGRLRNGLTASDARTLAMATTLERWLQRIPS
- a CDS encoding class I SAM-dependent methyltransferase, producing the protein MESQDCTDLAVVVAKPRTESVIDALDTEGVYDADRSVQPWDAESVAVPVTAPPETVEVREVVRQVGERRLRNLADHLRQRGWSEAEIDAAPSSWAAIGSVVLVELGETPRPAAVGEALLALHGEADTVLARNGIDGVHREPDVTVIAGEGDTETVHTEHGTEYALDLAEVMFSPGNKAERARMGERVQAGERVLDMFAGIGYFTLPMARAGAEVTAVEHNPTAFRYLVENTMRNGVDGLVHPYRADCRDVVEAGIDGGPVDRVVMGHYEASEPDGDGGYAYLDHALDALAPGGVVHVHETTPEALVFERPVERLTAAAVAAGRSVEVLDTRRVKSHSEGVAHVVVDARIE